One genomic segment of Sanyastnella coralliicola includes these proteins:
- a CDS encoding DEAD/DEAH box helicase, producing MDQFRPKKKKKKNKPRPGQGGGKPQGGNSKGGKPHGTNSKGGKPKKRRPQGGNAKGGKPQGRGPQGGKGQPKKRGRRKSDIDPSLLVKKAKPVEIKEYVPERKISEMPISEVLKSSLATKGFEVPTEIQDRTLEFLLERKNLLGIAQTGTGKTGAFLIPIIEHILERKQRSYALILVPTRELAIQVRDEFQSMSKGLNLHSACFIGGTNINRDLYECRRESHIVIATPGRLLDLIQRRALKVFRFNTLVLDEFDRMLDMGFVHDVNRIIQAMERREHTLLFSATLDDRQRDLIDEYLGLDYEMVKVATGTSSSENVDQEVIYMKPNEDKFIVLKQMLEDESFDKVLIFEETKHRVKRLCARLNKSGIKSDEIHGNKSQNARQNALKAFKQGKVRVLVATDVAARGIDVDGVSHVINYQLPLTMDSYIHRIGRTGRAGKVGKAFTFVEA from the coding sequence ATGGATCAGTTCAGACCGAAGAAAAAGAAGAAGAAGAATAAGCCACGTCCTGGTCAAGGAGGAGGTAAGCCGCAAGGCGGAAACTCAAAGGGCGGTAAACCTCATGGGACGAACTCAAAAGGCGGTAAACCTAAGAAAAGGCGACCTCAAGGGGGCAACGCCAAGGGCGGTAAACCGCAAGGTAGAGGACCTCAAGGAGGAAAAGGACAGCCGAAGAAGAGAGGGAGAAGAAAATCTGATATAGATCCTAGCCTATTGGTAAAGAAGGCAAAGCCTGTTGAAATCAAGGAGTATGTTCCTGAACGAAAGATTTCAGAAATGCCGATTAGTGAGGTGCTGAAATCGAGTCTAGCGACGAAGGGGTTTGAAGTACCTACTGAAATTCAAGATCGGACATTGGAGTTTTTGCTCGAGCGAAAGAACCTTCTGGGAATCGCTCAGACAGGAACGGGTAAGACCGGAGCTTTCTTGATTCCGATTATCGAACACATTCTGGAACGAAAGCAGCGTTCATATGCGCTGATCTTAGTTCCCACAAGAGAACTCGCAATTCAGGTGCGTGATGAGTTCCAAAGCATGAGTAAAGGGTTAAACCTGCACAGTGCTTGCTTTATCGGTGGGACAAACATCAACCGAGATCTCTACGAATGCCGACGTGAAAGTCACATCGTCATTGCGACTCCGGGAAGACTGCTCGATTTGATTCAACGGAGAGCTCTTAAGGTGTTCCGATTCAATACGCTTGTCTTGGATGAATTCGACCGCATGCTTGATATGGGGTTTGTGCACGATGTGAACCGCATTATTCAAGCGATGGAGCGCAGAGAACACACGCTCCTATTCTCAGCAACGCTTGATGATAGACAGCGAGACCTCATCGACGAATACCTAGGTCTGGACTACGAAATGGTGAAGGTGGCTACAGGCACCAGCTCAAGCGAGAACGTCGACCAAGAGGTCATCTACATGAAGCCAAATGAGGATAAGTTCATTGTCCTGAAACAAATGCTTGAAGATGAAAGCTTTGACAAGGTGTTGATTTTCGAAGAAACCAAACACCGTGTGAAGCGCCTGTGTGCAAGACTAAACAAGTCCGGCATCAAGTCTGACGAAATACACGGAAACAAAAGCCAGAATGCCCGTCAGAATGCACTCAAAGCCTTCAAACAAGGAAAGGTGCGTGTTCTTGTAGCCACAGACGTTGCCGCCCGAGGTATCGATGTCGATGGTGTCAGCCACGTCATCAACTACCAACTTCCTTTAACTATGGACAGCTATATCCATCGAATTGGTCGTACGGGTAGAGCTGGGAAGGTTGGGAAGGCGTTTACTTTCGTTGAAGCTTAA
- a CDS encoding DNA alkylation repair protein, with translation MPEPLKNMYSPAFISQLSERICSYDASVDAKAFERDVFDKQWEARELKDRMKHIASVMKEHLAGDYDQQLGVVEQMALDLDAELGGEMNFEYVFLTEFIEQFGQHDLERSVAGMTKVTQFTSCEFAVRPYILQDPERMHRQMKEWATHEHAMVRRLATEGYRPRLPWGMALGIYKKDPTNVIEGLEMLKDDPSETVRRSVANNLNDIAKDHPNTVVAIAKHWYGASEERNWLVKHACRTLLKEGRPDVLEIFGYAKPSAFRVSEINITSPLINASTPLSFEFNIENKAKSASLLRLEYAIHFLKANGSHNKKVFKISERELKPGEQIQMERKQSFKPISTRKMYPGVHYVSLVVNGEEKKAVPFELE, from the coding sequence ATGCCAGAACCCCTAAAAAACATGTATTCCCCTGCGTTTATTTCGCAGTTGAGTGAGCGTATTTGTAGTTACGATGCGAGTGTTGATGCGAAGGCTTTTGAGCGCGATGTGTTCGATAAGCAATGGGAGGCGCGGGAGTTGAAAGATCGGATGAAGCATATTGCTTCGGTGATGAAAGAACACTTGGCTGGAGACTATGACCAGCAGCTGGGAGTCGTTGAGCAGATGGCGCTTGATCTTGATGCTGAACTGGGAGGAGAGATGAACTTCGAATATGTATTCTTAACGGAATTCATCGAGCAGTTTGGTCAACATGACCTTGAACGTTCTGTGGCGGGAATGACAAAGGTGACGCAATTCACTAGCTGCGAGTTTGCTGTTCGTCCGTACATTCTTCAAGATCCGGAGCGGATGCATCGACAAATGAAGGAGTGGGCTACGCATGAACACGCGATGGTCAGACGATTAGCTACCGAAGGGTACCGTCCTAGGTTGCCTTGGGGGATGGCGCTTGGGATTTATAAGAAAGACCCAACGAATGTGATTGAAGGACTCGAGATGCTCAAAGATGATCCGTCTGAAACGGTTCGACGAAGTGTCGCGAATAACTTGAACGACATTGCCAAGGACCATCCGAATACAGTCGTAGCCATTGCCAAGCATTGGTACGGTGCTTCGGAAGAACGGAATTGGTTAGTGAAGCACGCATGCCGTACCCTCTTGAAGGAAGGCAGACCGGATGTACTGGAGATCTTCGGTTATGCGAAGCCTTCGGCGTTCCGCGTTAGCGAGATTAACATTACCTCACCGCTCATTAATGCTTCTACGCCCCTCTCCTTTGAATTCAACATTGAAAACAAAGCGAAATCAGCTTCGCTCCTGCGTTTAGAATATGCCATCCACTTCCTCAAAGCCAATGGAAGTCACAACAAAAAGGTGTTCAAGATCAGTGAACGCGAACTCAAACCAGGCGAGCAAATTCAAATGGAACGCAAGCAATCATTCAAACCGATTTCGACGAGAAAGATGTATCCGGGAGTACATTATGTTTCGTTAGTTGTGAATGGGGAAGAAAAGAAGGCAGTCCCGTTTGAGCTTGAATGA
- a CDS encoding YciI family protein has protein sequence MKEFMMIFVGTPYEELGLSPEQMQARMGKWFAWSNKMESQGIAHRGEALHDAVKRISGPDRVVGDGPFVESKELVGGYYIVKAESVDDVVEIAQGFPDYDLGSSVEIREIMVFDQ, from the coding sequence ATGAAAGAATTCATGATGATCTTCGTCGGAACACCTTATGAGGAGCTCGGACTATCGCCAGAACAAATGCAAGCACGTATGGGCAAGTGGTTTGCCTGGAGTAATAAAATGGAATCGCAGGGGATTGCGCACCGTGGTGAGGCCTTGCATGATGCCGTGAAACGAATTTCAGGACCTGACCGTGTGGTTGGTGACGGACCCTTCGTTGAAAGCAAAGAGCTTGTAGGAGGTTACTACATCGTGAAAGCGGAATCAGTGGACGATGTGGTTGAGATTGCCCAAGGCTTCCCTGATTATGACCTCGGAAGCTCTGTGGAAATTCGTGAGATCATGGTCTTTGATCAATGA
- a CDS encoding RNA polymerase sigma factor has protein sequence MSDEPLVEHLFRHQFGKMVSVLTRIFGLSNLEMIEDAVQDTFVNALTKWRIQAPDDPEAWLMQAAKNRMVDLFRKTKAENKHTEQLYYSPGAHHLNELFLDHEIEDAQLRMIFVACHPALKPEEQIAFALRSIAGFNIKEIAVGLLLPEETVKKRLQRARKKVVDQGIEFAVPSGADLLPRFNRVMDVIYLIFNEGFQSTHQAQIIKKDLCGEALRLCQLLLKRDEMRSSKLYALFALLCFHSSRLDTKISQEGELIDLEHQDRTQWFWPLIKLGNEAMNKAMESDELSTYHFEAAIAGEHIKARTFAETDWNQIAHWYACLLEWHDHDIYRLNLAYVHIQQGNFANAERLLLQIPPKNLADRQYLLFGTWAELHKAKGDRQKANASLKEAIEAVTNDVERRYLEGKLRG, from the coding sequence ATGAGCGACGAACCCTTAGTCGAACACCTTTTTAGGCACCAGTTCGGTAAGATGGTGTCTGTCTTGACCCGCATCTTCGGTCTCTCGAACCTTGAGATGATTGAGGATGCGGTGCAAGACACCTTTGTCAATGCCTTAACCAAATGGCGTATCCAAGCGCCTGATGACCCCGAGGCTTGGTTGATGCAAGCGGCGAAAAACCGAATGGTTGATCTATTCCGCAAAACCAAAGCTGAGAACAAGCACACCGAACAGCTCTATTACAGTCCGGGTGCGCATCATTTGAATGAGTTGTTCTTAGACCATGAAATCGAAGACGCGCAACTGCGCATGATCTTCGTTGCTTGTCACCCAGCGCTGAAGCCTGAAGAACAGATCGCCTTTGCGCTCCGTAGCATCGCCGGGTTCAACATCAAAGAAATCGCTGTCGGACTTCTTCTCCCAGAAGAAACCGTCAAGAAACGACTCCAACGCGCCCGCAAAAAAGTGGTCGATCAAGGCATTGAATTCGCCGTGCCTTCAGGAGCTGACCTCCTCCCCCGGTTCAATCGCGTAATGGATGTTATCTACCTCATCTTCAACGAGGGCTTTCAGTCGACCCACCAAGCCCAGATCATCAAGAAAGATCTTTGTGGAGAGGCCTTACGCCTTTGTCAACTCCTTCTCAAGCGCGACGAAATGCGCAGTAGCAAACTCTATGCGCTCTTCGCCCTGTTGTGCTTTCACTCCAGTCGTTTGGACACGAAAATCAGTCAAGAAGGAGAACTCATCGACCTCGAACATCAAGATCGAACCCAGTGGTTTTGGCCACTGATCAAGTTGGGCAACGAAGCCATGAACAAGGCCATGGAAAGCGATGAACTCTCCACCTACCACTTCGAAGCGGCCATTGCCGGTGAACACATCAAAGCCCGCACCTTCGCCGAAACTGATTGGAATCAAATCGCCCATTGGTACGCCTGCCTCCTTGAATGGCATGATCACGATATCTATCGATTGAATCTCGCTTACGTCCACATTCAACAAGGTAATTTCGCTAACGCGGAACGCCTTCTGCTTCAAATCCCTCCCAAAAACCTCGCTGATCGTCAATACCTCCTCTTCGGCACCTGGGCCGAACTCCACAAAGCCAAAGGAGACCGCCAGAAAGCAAATGCTTCACTGAAAGAAGCGATTGAAGCGGTGACGAACGATGTGGAGCGGAGATATTTGGAGGGTAAGCTTCGAGGGTAA